CACGATGGGCGTGGCAAAGGATGCCCGCTATGTCAGTTTCATGTACAGCTATCCGAATCTGATACCATTGCCGCCCCCTGCTATTCGCGGGATCATGGAAGCACTTAGACCGTATGAATTTGATCGAATCTACAGCGCGTGGTGGGGAAAGATGATCCCGAAAGGGGCGAAAGAGGCAGTTGAGAAGTCCGGTGAACGGTATATCCGGCATGTACAGGCGGCATGAGATAATTCCAGTCACGGCTTCTCCTGGCCTCTTGCTCAAAAAGCACTCGGATTTGCGAAGCATACCGTCATACTTTCTCTGCCTGTCCCTGGCTGCGGCAGAAGTGGTTGCGTATGAGAATTCCTCCGCTCGTGAGAAAGATGGCCGTTGAGAACCAGATTGTACAGATTGCCACTTCCGGCGTTGATGGGCGGCCCCATATCGCCGCTGCTCGCGGGCTGCGCGTGGTGAACGAGGAACGGGTCGCATTCGAAGACTGGTTCTGCTATCAGACGCTGGAAAACATTTCTCATAATCCGCGGGTAGCTCTTTCCATACTCGAACCGGGAAACGACC
This Candidatus Abyssobacteria bacterium SURF_5 DNA region includes the following protein-coding sequences:
- a CDS encoding pyridoxamine 5'-phosphate oxidase family protein, whose amino-acid sequence is MRIPPLVRKMAVENQIVQIATSGVDGRPHIAAARGLRVVNEERVAFEDWFCYQTLENISHNPRVALSILEPGNDHGYQLLGVVDKAGLTHLNSE